The following are encoded together in the Chiloscyllium punctatum isolate Juve2018m chromosome 41, sChiPun1.3, whole genome shotgun sequence genome:
- the mc4r gene encoding melanocortin receptor 4, with protein MNSSSYNYWLRESPNLRNQSFPGFASTNASPSNGASSGCYEQLWISTEVFLTLGIISLLANILVIAAIIKNKNLHSPMYFFICSLAVADMLVSVSNAWETIFIAMLKSRHFVARDSLIKSMDNVLDSMICTSLLASIWSLLAIAIDRYITIFYALRYHNIMTVRRALAVIAGIWMACTVSGILFIVYSESTTVVICLITMFFTMLGLMVSLYVHMFMLARLHVKRIAALPGNGAIHHMANMKGAITLTILLGVFVVCWAPFFLHLILIVSCPRNPYCLCFMSHFNMYLILIMCNSVIDPLIYAFRSQEMRKTFQEIICCYSLHGICDLTNKY; from the coding sequence ATGAACTCCTCATCTTATAATTATTGGCTCCGGGAGAGCCCTAACCTCAGAAACCAGAGTTTCCCAGGATTCGCCAGCACCAATGCCTCACCCAGTAATGGTGCCTCCTCAGGCTGCTATGAGCAACTGTGGATCTCAACGGAGGTCTTCCTGACACTGGGCATCATCAGCCTCTTGGCCAACATTCTGGTCATCGCCGCCATCATCAAGAACAAGAACCTGCACTCGCCAATGTACTTTTTCATTTGCAGTTTGGCAGTGGCCGACATGTTGGTCAGCGTGTCCAACGCCTGGGAGACAATCTTCATCGCCATGTTGAAGAGTAGGCATTTTGTTGCTCGGGACAGCTTGATAAAGAGTATGGACAATGTGCTGGACTCCATGATCTGCACCTCTCTGCTCGCCTCCATTTGGAGCTTGCTGGCCATTGCCATCGACAGGTACATCACCATCTTCTACGCACTGCGCTACCACAACATCATGACGGTGAGAAGGGCACTGGCGGTCATTGCTGGAATCTGGATGGCTTGTACAGTCTCGGGGATTCTGTTCATCGTCTACTCTGAGAGCACCACAGTTGTCATCTGTCTCATCACGATGTTCTTCACCATGCTCGGCCTCATGGTCTCACTCTATGTTCACATGTTCATGCTGGCACGCTTGCACGTCAAGCGGATTGCCGCACTGCCCGGCAACGGTGCCATCCACCACATGGCCAACATGAAAGGGGCCATCACCCTCACCATCCTCCTCGGTGTCTTTGTCGTCTGTTGGGCTCCCTTCTTCCTGCACCTCATCCTCATAGTCTCCTGCCCCCGAAACCCGTACTGCCTCTGCTTCATGTCGCACTTCAACATGTACTTAATCCTTATCATGTGCAACTCAGTCATCGATCCTCTCATCTACGCTTTCCGCAGTCAGGAAATGCGGAAGACTTTCCAAGAAATAATTTGCTGCTACAGCCTGCATGGAATTTGTGACCTGACAAATAAGTATTGA